The segment CGATGCCGAATCCTTCACTCCAGTACACGGTCCGGTGGTGGTGCACCCGGGGTATGATCTGCAGGCACCCGTTCTCTTCGTCGGTGTCGCACAGGGGCAGCCATACGGTGAGGATGAACACGGGGTCGGCATCCTCGAGGTGCACCTGCGCGTCCTGGTGCCAGGGCGCCACGTTTTCCCTGATGCGCGCGGCCAGGGCTTCCTCGCCGCCATCACCGTTCCCGCCGTGTTCCGACAGGCCGGCCAGGTCCTCCGGCAGCTTGGCCCGCAGATGCTGGATGGGACTGCACGTGATTTCGGGTCCGACGAGGGATTCCACCAGGTCCAGGAGCCGGTGATTGCCCAGGAAGCGAAACAACGCTTCGGCCCGCATGTGCATGATGTCGATCTCGTCGTAGATCGCGGTGTTTTCCCGCGTGATCAGGGCGAGCCGCCGCTCGAAGGGCTCTCCTTCGTGCAGTTCGGTGATCCGTCCTTCCTCGTAAAGACCGCGGGCCCGGTTATCGACAAACGCTTCGATTCCGGTGATGACGGGATCCAGA is part of the Gemmatimonadota bacterium genome and harbors:
- a CDS encoding phytanoyl-CoA dioxygenase family protein; the protein is MALTQDQFRHFADEGYVIVEGALTGDDLDPVITGIEAFVDNRARGLYEEGRITELHEGEPFERRLALITRENTAIYDEIDIMHMRAEALFRFLGNHRLLDLVESLVGPEITCSPIQHLRAKLPEDLAGLSEHGGNGDGGEEALAARIRENVAPWHQDAQVHLEDADPVFILTVWLPLCDTDEENGCLQIIPRVHHHRTVYWSEGFGIEEGRLPEGEVLSLPMKKGDVLLMHKLIPHRSIPNRSGTIRWSLDLRYQQTGLPTGRSFYPNFIVRSRRHPEFVLSDYATWNRGWEEALKVTAQRPPRKNKPTEPTPIRMYG